A window of Planctomycetaceae bacterium genomic DNA:
TTCATACGCCTTGTCGTCAATAAGGCCTAAATCTCTGGCAACTTTGAGCCTCAACGGCGCGAGCGCTTTATTCGTTTGAGCTGGTTTATCGGCGACAAACAGCAGCAAATCGTCAACCTTCGCATCGAATTTGGCAATGATTGCCTTTCGCTGTTCAGGCGTGAAAAATTTCGTCAGATTGCTCGACAAATCTATGCCTCCCTGTTCATCTTTAATAACCTTGAACCACGCAAGACCTTTTGCACCAAAATCCTGCGCAACACCCGTGAAGGTTTTTTCAATATCGCTTCGTGAAAATTTCGCTCCGCCCGGTGCGCAAAGACCTTTAACAATGCCGCCCTTCTGAACGGTATCGGTAAAGACTTTAAATTGCGACTGACTTGCGACTTCTGAAATATCCTTGAGTATCATACCAAAACGCAAATCCGGACGGTCGATGCCGTAATCATCCATCGACTGCTGATATGTCATTCTTCTAATCGGCAGTTTAATTTCAACGCCGAGCACTTCTTTCCAAATTGCCGCGATGAGCTGCTCGTGAACGGTAATCACCTCGTCTTCTTCGACGAAACTCATCTCGACATCTATCTGTGTAAACTCCGCTTGTCTGTCGGCACGCGGGTCTTCATCTCTGAAACATCTGACAATCTGAAAATATTTATCAACGCCGCTGATCATCAGCACCTGCTTGAAAAGCTGCGGCGACTGCGGCAACGCATAGAAATTTCCAGAACACAATCTGCTTGGCACGAGAAAATCTCTTGCGCCTTCGGGCGTGCTTTTGCCGAGGAAAGGCGTTTCGATTTCCCAAAAACCTTTGCTGTCGAAAAAGTCGCGTGCGACCTTTGTAACCTTATGACGCACTTTAAGACGATTCTGCATTACAGGGCGTCTCAAATCAAGATAACGATATTTCAAACGCGTCTCTTCGGCGACTGATTCAGCATTTTGAAGTTCAAATACCGGCGTTTCAGCTTTATTCAAAATCTCAAGATTATCAATCAGCACTTCGATTTTACCCGTATTGAGCTTTGGATTATCCAACCCCTCGCCGCGAGGCCTTACGCTACCGCTTGCCGCAATGACAAATTCACATCGCAAATCGCGAGAGAGCTTGTGCATTTGGGGCTGTGCTTTTGGATCGAAAACAAGCTGCGTCAATCCTTCACGGTCGCGTAAATCAATGAAGACAAGATTGCCATGGTCGCGATATGAATCCACCCAGCCCGCAAGAATTACTTTTTTGCCGGCGTCTTCAAGACGCAGTTGACCACAGTTATGAGTTCTTTTAAGCATAAAATCTTTCCGATACTCTTAAGAAATTTAATATAAAGCAAATACTACGACAGATGTTCGTCTATCGCGTCTGTAATGTCAGACTTCTTAGCCAAACCGACCCATTTTTTTACCATTTCGCCGTTATTAAACAAAATAACCGTAGGAATGGCGCTAATGCCGAACTCAACGGCCGCTTCGTGATGCTCGTCAGTATTAAGTTTGCAGATTTTCGCTTTGCCTGCGTATTCGTTTGCGATTTCTTCAATCACAGGAGCAAGCATTTTGCACGGACCACACCAAGGCGCCCAAAAATCAACGAGAACCGGTGTATCGCCATGTACTATACTGTCAAAGGTAGCATCTGTAAGTTCAATCATATTTCCGGCCATTTTACGTCCTTTCCTTATGCGTAATTGCGGCTAAATTCATCGAGCAGCGGATTTTAGTCGTTTTAAACGTCAAAGTCAAACTATTTTGCCGTCCCGGCCGGCGTCAGAATATGTATTAACAAAGAAAATTGGTTGTATTTTTCCACCGAAACAGCTACAATCCAAAATTATTCTTATTTTTTCGGGGCGTAGCGCAGTTTGGCTAGCGCGTCAGACTGGGGGTCTGAAAGTCGCAGGTTCGAATCCTGTCGCCCCGATTTTGAGCAGAGCTCAAAATCAGAGCAGTAGAGGGTAGATAGTTGAAAATAGAGCAAATCGCCTGCTCTGCGGGCAATTAATGATGGCTGGATGGTTCAATATCTCTACTGCAGTCTATTTTCTACTCTCAACTTTCAAAAGAAATAAACAGGTAAACTACAGATACGTTTGCCTGCTTGTCGCGATGCCGTTAGTCGCTGGTATTAATCGTTTTTATTGTTGGTTTGTTTGGGTGGAATTTTTTTCTTTAATCCGCCAGTGCCACGGTTCGTAAGTAATACCTGCACTGGAATCTTTCGGATACGAGAGAATAAAATTAAATCTTTGTGCGTTTTTCATCAGCCAGACATATTCCGGAAGTACCTCGAACTTTTCAGGGCAGCCGTCGCCATTAATGCCGTCTTCGTTGATGAAGTCGAGTGCCTGTCTGCGCGGGCAGCCATGTTCACTGTAGCCCGGCAACGCAACATATTTTACGGTTTCACGAATAGAGTAATCATGGTTTGAGAGATAAAATACAAACAGGTATAACTGGTATGCGCTGCTGCGATATGCGGATTCGACATAAAGACGTTTGCCGATTTCCTTTTGCATCGCATCCATCATTTTTGTATAGCTTTCGTTTACATCTTTCGGCAGAAATTGCGGCGGCAAAATATATGGTTCGCCTTTGATTTTAATTTTCTGCCCTGTGATGATAACGAATTCCTCATTACCCTGTGCGATTCCAAGGTATGGAATTTTGACCGATATTGCATTAGCGTCAAGAGTTTCAAATTGTTTGAGGAATATTTTCTGGCTTTCGGTAAGCGGAGCGTAAAGCTCACTAAATGCAAGCGAAGCAAGATTATGTTTTTCGTCTCTCTCTCTGATTAGAGGCTCAAGTTCGCCGAGAACAGTTTTAACCTGATTGACATCGGACGGGGAAAGACCGTCAAGATTCAACTCGGCAAAGGCAAGGCCGACAAACAAAAATGAAAAAACAAAAACACAACAAAGTAACTTTGACATTGTTACCTCCAGTGATCATATTTTAAAGTGAAAGAGTTTTTTCGCAAGACATTTTGTCAGCTCAAAACAAAAAATACATTCGTGGAAAGTCGGATTTCTTTAGTTGAGTTTTGAACGGAGAGTTTCAGCGCGAAGAATATCACGCTGTTCGGGATTAAGAGATTGGCCTTTGTTGATTTGCAGATGAGCCGGCTGGGTCAGCAGAAATAACTCATTGACTGTCTCGATGGAAATTTCCTTTACCCTGCCCATATTGATACCCATACGCAAATTGCTCAACAGAAACATGGCTTCGTGCGAACTAATCAGCTTTGCACTTTTCAGCAGAGCAAGTGCGCGGGCAATTTTATCATCGAGGATATTTACTTCTCCGGTCAAAAGTTTATCACGAGCAATTCTTTCATATTCGACAATTTTCGGAATTATCAAGTTCTGAAAATCATCAACAATCTTCTGTTCGCTTATGCCGAGTGTTACCTGATTCGAAATCTGGAAGAAATCGCCGATAGCTTCAGTGCCTTCGCCGAACAAACCGCGAATGGCAAGATTCATATCACGAGCTGATTCGAAAAGTTTTTTCAACTGGTCGGTCATCTTCAACGCAGGCAGGTGCATCATTACCGAAACGCGGATTCCTGTGCCAAGATTCGTTGGGCAGGCGGTAAGATAGCCGTATTGTGAACTGAACGCATACGCGACTTTTTCAGCAATCTCGTTATCAATTTCGTTTATTCGCTGCCAGCATTTTTCAACGTTCAAGCCGGGAGCAAGAACACAAAGACGCAAATGGTCTTCTTCGTTTATCTGCGCAGAGAAAAGCTCATTTTGGGCAATTACAACTCCGCGCGGGCCGGTGCCTGCGGCGAGATTCCGGCTGATTAACTGCCGTTCTATCAGCAGGTCGCGTTCGATTGTTGTGCCGTGTTCGATGTCTATAAAGAAAATATCGCCGAGTGAGCCGAGCGAAAGAATTACTTCTTTGAGCGTTTGCAGAATTTCACTTTTTTCCAGATCGCTGCATCGTGTGGCAAACTTTTTACCCGCTAAATTTCGGGCAAGCCGAATTCGTGACGAGACTACAATGTCCGATAATGGTGCGACAGGGTCGAACCATCTGCTTATTTTCATACTTAAATCTGTTAGTCTCATTGAATTTTTCCGACTATGCCTGCGAAAGAGCCTTGAGCTGGTCTCTTAATTTTGCCGCAAGCTCGTAATCCTCGGCCTTAACCGCTGCATCGAGCCGGCGCTTCAAATCATCAATTACGGACTTGTCTTTTGTGTCCTCGCCGGTAACTGACGGAGGAACTTTGCCAATGTGCTGTGAATTGCCGTCCTGTGTCTTTTCGATAACGTCGTGCAAATCATCTTCGAAAACTTTGTAATCGTTCGGACAGCCCAACAATGCCTGTTTTCTGAACTGCTCCATCGTCGTACCGCACTGGTCGCAGACTTTGCCGGTCTTTTCGACAGCCTCTGCGCCGTCGGTTTGCTGATGGGCGGCAATGAGAGAACTTAACAACTCATTGAGCGAAAGCTGACTCTTGACCGTAACGCCTTCCTTCTGCGCACAAGCCTGGCACAGGTGGCTTTCCGTTCTGTGGCCGTCAACTATCTCTGTCAGATGTACCGTTGCTGTCTTATCTTTACAAATTTCACATTGCATAACGTTATTTTCCTGAATTTATTACCCCCGCCACACCCTTGTCTTCGACTGCGAGTGCAGGCAGGTGCGGGGGCTAATAATCGAATATTATTATATCAAAAAACAGTCAAAATAGACTCAATATTATTATCGGCTATTTTCCCATTCTACTAAACCTGTTTTTCACTGTATTTTGCTTTGCAACCGGGGGCTTCGGTAACTTCAACATATAAAAGTTTTACTCCCTGCTGAAGCTGCTTTTTAATACTGTCATAAATATATTTGGCGACATTTTCAGCCGAAGTATTCATATCCTTAAAGCAGTCGAAATCCTCCAGTGCCCTGTCGCTGAACGGCGAAACAATTTCGTCGATTGTCTTTTTCAGGTCGTTGAAGTCCAAAAGCAGACCGTTTTGGTCAAGATGCTCGCCGGCGACAGCGGCCTCGGCCTGCCAGTCGTGAATGTGATACGATTCGGCACCGGCCGTGAATTTAAGCTGATGGCCCGCAACAAAAACAGTACTAACCGTAATGGTAAACATATTTTTACCCTCTGATATTTTTTTCAGTCAGTCTTTTCTGCAATTTTTCATAAACGCCTGCGGGAATCAGATTCGCGACGTTGCCGCCAAGCGAAGCGATCTGTCTGATGAGCGCAGAACTTGTAAAGCCGTACTGTTCGCTGGTCATAATAAAAATCGTCTCAATGCCGGCAACCGCTCGGTTCGTCATTGCAAGCTGAAATTCATACTGCACGTCCGTTAGGTTTCGCAAACCACGCAAAATAACCGTAGCACCGACGCTGGCGGCATACTCGACCGTCAGGCAATCATAACTCTGGACACTAACGCAGGGAATATCTTTAACAAGAGGTTTTATTATCTCAACGCGCTCATCAAGCGTGAAAAGCGGGTCTTTCAACGGACTGTTGCCGACCGCGACTATCACTTCGTCGAATAACTTAATACCGCGACTTATAACATCGAGATGGCCGTTGGTAATAGGGTCAAATGAGCCGGGAAAAACAGCTCTAACAAATTTTTTGGACATAATTCCACCTTTCAAATTATAATTATACCCCAAACGGCATTAACGTCAAATATTCATATATTATATCATTTGGGAAATAAAAAACCCCGTGTACGCATAACGCCGCACGGGGTTTTGGAACATTCTACATCAACTTAACACTTAACCTTTAATCAACTTGAGCAACGGCAGCGGTCTGTCAACGCCTTCAATAAACGACGGTCTTGCCGCCCATGGTGTTACGCTGACTACGCCTGTCATATCCATCCAGTGCTGGAGTCTTGCGACCGGAGTATTCCAAATCATGTGCAGATGGTTTGCCGCGGCGTATTGCTTATACTCGACCATCGTCGCATACTTCGGAACGAGGAACGTATGCGGCCAGTTCGGGTCTGTCAAATCGCACATCGCTTTGCCGAGCTTTTCGGGAACTTCTGTTGTTACAGCTTCGTCCCAAATCAAACTAAATTTGTTGTTCGCTGAACAATATGCCATTCTGCCTGCGAGGCCTTCAATGCCGGCAGGTGTCATAAATGTAATTGAATTTCCGCCGCCCGCGAAGTAATCAAGACTCGCAAGAGGCATAGAAATGCCAGACATAATTTTCTTAATGTCTGTACCTGGCAATTGCGCCCAATCGAATGAAGCCGAGCCGCTGTTGTTGCCGTCAACCAGGCCCTTCTTGAGCCAGTCGGCATTCTTCGGCAGAGATTTAATTCCCAATTTCTTCGCCAGCCCTTTGATTTCCCATGCTTCCCAGATTTTTCTCAAATCCATAAACAGCGGTGGATTCCCGCCGGAGAGCCAGTTAAAGAATAACATTGTGAGCAATGCCTGACAGTCGGCTTCAGTTGCGTACGGTATCGCCTGTTTTGGGCCGTTATGGTCGAATGTGCTGTTGAAGAGCGATTCCATAACATCTGCGACTGGCATCGGAATGCCGCGTTTGTCGCTGCCCCATTCGAGCTGGCTCATAAATCCGCCGCCAACGGCATTGAGCTGCGCCATCAAATCGCGAACAATCAGGTACATCGCCAGTGAAATATTGAAACGCTCATTTTCTTCGGCGGTCTTGACCTGAAGTCTCTTGCCGATGTGTTTGTCTATCCATGCGCGAAGTGCTGATAATTCTTTTTTGTCATAAGCGCCTTTGCTAAGCATATCAGCCAGCAGTTTCATATCGAGTCTTGTAATTTCCAATCCGAAAGTATTTCTTGTCGGAATAACGTGAGACAGAGCGGTTTCCATACCCATCGAATCGTGGCCGAAAAGCACAACTCTGCGGCCCTTCAACGCCACATAAGTAACGGCTGAATAACACCAGTCGATAAGATTCTTTGCGGTTTCTTTGCTCATCTGCGGATTCAACCCCTTGTCATCCCAGTTGCCGACGTTCAGGGTTACGAGTCTGCCGTATTGCGAAATCGCGCCGCTTAAAGCATGTGCATACACAACGCCTGGCTTGGGACCGCTGTTGCCGCAGGTAATGTTCATCGGCGTTTCAGCGGGGAACTGCTGAAGAAGCGAAATCGATGTAAGCTGCGGGAATGCCCATGTGTCCGGAGCGCAGACGAGAATGTTTACGCCGGCGTTTCTGAACTGCTGGGCGACGAGGTCAGCCTGCGGTTCGCCATCGACGAGGACATCCGAATAAACAACCTGTACCGGCTGGCCATCCGGCATTATAACTGCGCCGCAAATCGTATCGGCAACCATTGCGATAATGTTCTGCACGCGTTTTCTGCTGTCAGCGTCAATGCGGGGATCGCCGGGAGCGAAAACGCCGATAACCGGCTTGCGAGGTGATGCGTTTTTTATACTATCCAAACAAACTGCTTTTGCATTATTACTCATTTTTTCTCCGAAAATTTTAACGTAGCCACTAAGGCACTAAGACACTAAGTTTTTCATTTCTATTTACCCTGCGCTAACCCCGCTTTCGCTTATGGGTTTCCGCTTCGCTTCAACGCTTAGGGCTCTGATGGTTTTACTCTACGCCCCAAAAATATATTTTACAAGTAAAAACAACGCACACAACGTCTTCTAACGTTTTAATGAACTAAACAGAACTAAAATTAGCAAAAAAATGCTATTATAATTGTTCTGCAGTTTTCGGAGTGTTAACATCGTTGGCGTCTTTGGAGATATCCTCCACCAAATCAGCCAGCGGTTTTGTCATATTCGTTCCCATATATGAAGGCACTTTATAGACCCAGCCTTTGGTTGCATTGGCAAGCTTCATCGCGCTTTCTTTGGCCAGCAGTTTCGCTTCCTTCTTTTTAAGCTCATCGGCCGACTCAACGCCCTGCTCTTTTGTTACCTGCGTTTTGTCTGTAAAGTCAACACTGCATTTTATGTATGTATCGGAATCCTTTTTGGCAATTTCAATACTAATCAGAGTCGAATCCTTTTTCATAAGACTGAACTTGCGGTCGAAGTCCAAATCCTTCGCTTTGTCTTCGGACATCATATCGTCGAATCTCAAATTTGAAAGAGCGCCGAGTACCTGCTGACATTCGCTGTCTTTCTGTTTTTTGCCGGCAGGCAGTTCCTTGAGTTTTACAACGGCACCGTTGGCATCGGCGGTCAGCGAATACGAACCTTCCGGTGAAGTAACCGTTACCCAATCGATGCTTTCCTTCTTAATGTAAATGAGATCCTGATTCGTATATTCAACCGCTTCGCTGCGTATCCATGGAACATTTGCCAGCACATAAACTTTCTTATCGTTCACAAGTCTGCCATAGCACAAACTACCTTTGCCCGATTCGGAATCCTTGCCGATGATAAAGCCGGTGATAAGTTTATCGGCTGCATCGTAGAACGTAAGCATCGCCTGCGAGTCGGCATCCGTTACGCCGAGGTCTGCGTAATTTTTCTCATCCTCGGTGTATAACTCGACGGTCTTTATGTCCAGCGACGATGTAAACAAATTATTAACCACTTTCGTTGCCGCGGGGTAACCATCCTTTTCAGCAATCACAAATTCATTGCCTTTGTGCTGAAGCGTAACGGTTTTGCCGCCCTGCTTTACAATGATTTTCTGAATACCAGCCGGGTCAAGCCCCTGTACAAGCGAACCCATAGCTGACGCGGCAGGCTTTGTTTTGTTGGCATATTGTGAAATAACCAAAGCAAGAACAACTGAAGCTGCCGCTACAATACCTAAAAATGATATTCTTTTATCACTCATTGAAATAACTCCAAATTCCCATCTAAAAATCTTAAATTTTCAATATTAAATATTAAATTCGTTATGAATCGCTTGCGTGGCTGATATATTTGCGTTTCCTTGTGCCTTTGTAAATGCCGAGCACAATCGCGATTATCAGAATCACAGCCGGTGCGGCGAGCATATTGAAATTCCGCAGTTTATTGCCAAGCTGTTCTTTACGCTGTACTTTTATTTTCTTGATTTCCTGAAGCTCTTTGCGTGCCTCAAGAATTTTCAGTTCAAGGTCTTTCTTCTTTTGCAGAATCGAACTTTCAATCAGTTCTTCCTGGCCTTCTTTGGCCGAACCGAGCACTGCCCTTAAGTCGTTTTCAAAGCCTTCAATTTTCTTATTGATTTCGTCTTCCTTTTCAGCGGACTGCAAATCGGCCTCGGCTTCGATTTTGTCAACGACGAGGAACGGTCGCTTGAAATTGCCTCTGGAACGCATCGAAATCAGTTCGCTTGAACCGCTCAAATCGTCTATCGCGTTCATTATCATTGCGCTGTTGTCGCCGACAATCATCATGCCAAACATTGAACTCCTGTACGCAAGAATATCGCTGATGAAATCGACATCGGCAAAAACCGCTACCGCACAGTTCGCGTCCGCCTGCGCAAGGCCGGCAATGTGCAGATTCTGCTTGGGGCTATTGGGGTCGTTGGCGTCAGCGGGCTTGTCGGTTTCGATATCAATGCCTTTCGGGAATGCGCTCTTGAATTTTCCAGTTACAAGATAACCCATCTTCACCGGCTGCGTTCCATCTGTGAATTTCTTCATCAGCGAACCCATATCCGGCGTCATAAGCTCAAACTGATTATCGACACGCCAGCTATTACCGCGCGATGTCGTCATAACCAGCGGCGTTCTTTCAATATTCGTTTCCTTCTTTTCTTCGTCAGTCATTGTCAGCTCATTCAGCACGCCGCTGAACAGGAAATCAACCTGATTCAACTCGGCTGAAATCGCGACGTTCTTATTAAAACATTCCGAAGTCATCTGCAAATAACCGATAATCTTCTGCGGCGGTTCGCCCTGTCTTAACGAAGCGTCAACAGCAAGTTCCCTGTCGCCGGCGAACGTGTTCTTCGGCATCTCCAGTCCCCAGCTAACCATCAATCTGTCAAGTGACGATGACGGGTCGTGCTGTGCCTGCATCTGCATCATCTGCTGCTGCGAAGGAGGCACATCGACAACACAATACGGGTCAACGCAAACTATCGTTCTGCCGCCTTTAAGCACAAACTGGTCGATTGCGAACTGTGCCGGCTCGGGCAAATCTTTTGGATGAACGACCAGCAGTAAATCAACGTCCTCAATTTTATTCACATCGGTCGGGATATTCTTCACTTCATACTGCTGTTTGAGCTGTGTAACAATGCCCCACGGCTGGGCGGGAGTTTGCCCCTGCATCTGCATCATTCGAGCCATATAAGGCGTTACATCGTCGCCGACAACCGGCAGAGAACTCATAACGCCGACAGTTTTTTTCTGGCGGGTAATGGCCGTATCAATCAAATAACTTATATCATACTCAACGAAATTCTGCCTGTTGGGCGAGAATACCGGAATAGATTTTTCAACGCCGAACTGCGTCTGGACGACAAGACCGAAGAAGAAATTTTCCTCTTCTGTGATTGGGAATTTTTTCAGGCCGTAGCGAATCGCCGAGACTTCGTCATCCGAATACGGACGCGGGTCGATAAGCTCCAGCTTTACCATTCCTTTGCCGGCCGCTTCGTATTCCATCAATAGCGATTTTACAAATTCATAATAATTATTGAAATAGCGAATCTGGTCGGGGCCTTTCATCGCGGCTGTCCTGGCGTAATAAAGCTTCATCGTTATCGGCTGATTCAGCTTACCCAGAATCGCTTTCGTACCGTTCGACAAACTGTAAATCTTCTGCTGTGTAACGTCGGCTTTCAGATGCTTACCGACATTCTGGCAAATGCCTATGAAACTGAAACTAATAACCAGCACAAACACAACCGCGACATATCGTCTGACGGTTTTATTTTCGTCAAGGGCAACAATACACGAGGCGACCCAGCCGGCAATAAGAATCACAAAATACGCGATATCCTTGAATTGCAGCACGCCCATCTGTATCGAATCGAAATGCTCCTGAAAACTCATTTTGCTTATCGCGGTTACCGCGCCGGCAGGCAGGAATGTCGAAAGATAATTCATCGTCGTCGGCATTCCCACGAATACTAAAATACTGCACGCCACAACGGAAAGCACAAAACTAATGACCTGATTATTGCTGATAGCCGAGAAGAAGCAGCCGACAGCCAAAAATCCACCGGCCATCAAAATCGCTGCCAAATATCCGACGATAATCAAACCAATGTCCGGCTCGCCAAGATAGCATACCGTAATAATCATCGGGAACGTCAGTAAAATAGCAGCAATCAGAAATGCCCAGGCGGCAATAAACTTGCCGAGTGCGGCCTGACGAATCGTTATCGGCAGCGTAAAGAGCAACTCGATTGAGCCGGTCTTTTTCTCTTCAGCCCAAAGACGCATCGCAGCGGCGGGCACGAGAAACACAAACAAAAGCGGAAGATTCATAAAGAACGCCGACATATCCGCCTGACGTGCCTCGAAGAATCCGCCCTTAAATGTCAGATAAGCCGAGAAGAACAGGAACACTACCAGAAATACGTACGCCAATGGCGTCGCAAAATACGATTTGAATTCCCTTTTAAATACTGCCCAAAAACCATTCATAATTCTTTCCTTTTAATCACTGATTTCGCAGATTTCACGGATTATAAATACTATTTTATTTTTCCGTGTAATCAGTGTAATCTGCGATTTTGTTTTATTTTCGTTAAGCTACTTTCGTAATCTTTCTAAAGACTTCGTCCAGCGTGCCGTGATACTCTTCTTTCAATTTCGCCGGCGTGGAGTCTGCGAGAATTTTTCCTTTGGCGATGATAATCGCCCTGTCGCAAACGGCTTCGACTTCTTCAAGAATGTGCGTTGAAACAACGATACATTTTTCTTTTGCCATATTCGCGATAAGTTGACGAACCTCGTGCTTCTGGTTGGGGTCAAGGCCGTCTGTCGGTTCGTCCATAATCAAAACCGGCGGATTGTGAATAAGAGCCTGCGCAAGGCCGACTCTGCGTTTGTACCCTTTTGAGAGTGTTTCGATTGTCTGATGATATACCGATTCGATATGACACATCGCGACGGTTTTGTCCAGCGCCTCTTTGCGAGCCTTGCCGCACAGACCGCGAGCATCACAAATGAAATTCAAAAACGCGCCGACCGCCATATCGCTGTAAGCCGGGACGTTTTCAGCCAGATACCCGATATTATTCCGCACCGAGATTGGATTTTTGATGATGTCAAAGCCGCAAACCTCGGCAGTTCCGCCATCCGGCGGTAAAAAGCAGGACAACATTCTCATTACCGTGCTTTTTCCCGCGCCGTTGGGTCCCAGGAAGCCCAGCACCTGCCCTTTGGCGACATCAAATGATACTCCGTCAACTGCGATAATTGGCCCGAAAGTCTTACGCAAATCCTTAATCTTTATCATTTTATATCCCTGTTATAAAAATTAAATTTAGACATTCCAAGAGATTATATAAAGCAAAATCTTATCGTCAAGTACGATAATATTTCATTTTTGGTTCGCAACATAATAAAATTTTGATATGATTCGGGCTCACTTTGAAAGGATTTGTTATGAAACGCAATGTTTTGAATACCATTATATTAGTTAGTATCAGTTGTTTGCTTGCCGGCGGGTGCGGCTCAAGCGTTACGAAAATGACAGCCAATAGTCTGACTTTGGAAAATAAACACCCATATTCGGTCAAAATCGAAACCACAGGCTGGGAAAAAATCGGCAAACTTCAGACCTCCGGCCTGACCAATGAGCGGTACACTCAAACATTAATCAAATCAATCCAAAGCACCGGCTTGTTTAAAGAGGCAATCGAAACCGGCAATGCCGATTACAACTTGAAAGTTACCGTCATAAAACACATCCTGCCGGGACATATCGGCGATTTCGATTTGACAATGACAACTCAATGGCAGCTTATCGACACTGACGGCAAAGTCGTCTGCAACGAAATTATCGACTCGGTTTATACAAGCAAACTGACCGATGAACTTGTTACTTTCGACAGACTGCAAAAAGCCAATGAAAACCTTGTGAAAATCAACATTGAACAAGGCATTCAAAAGCTGGCACAGTTGAAATTTTAATTGCGTCTAACATAAACTTCGTAAATATAACCAAGCTGTTTGCTTTCGCCGGCAGCAAGTTCTATCATCCACGTTAAATTCCTGACAGGATTCATTCTGTTCAGACCGCGGGCGAGACTTTCGACGCTTGCATTCGGCTCTGATGATTTTACATCGCCGGAAAGGGTTTTGCATATTTCTACTGTAATGGCCTTGTCCTGATGATTGGCTATCGAGAGTTTACCGGTAATTGTAACCAAATCATAGTGATAACCATATAACTGCGAGGCATCCTGCTTTCGGTCTGTTTCAAGCTCGATTTGCTCTGCCTTTACATTCGCTGCCTGTGTGATTTTTAACGTCGTATTGGTCATCGACGGAGTGTAATTCAAAATATCCTGACCAACTATGAAGCCATCCTTTGTTATTTCCGCAGAGGCGGTCGTCCAGGGAATCTGTGTGGAATTTTCCAATCGCAAACAATGCCAAACCGTCTCTACCGGCTCTTGCTGCTGCTGTTGACGATTGTTGTAATAGTATTGTTCATCGGCATTGACATAATCCGGTATTTTCCATTCGTAGATATGTGTATAATCCACAGATTCTGTAAACAGCGGCAAATACGCGACCTGACCTTTTGCAATCGTAACATTCTCACGCGGATATAAAAATAAATCTTCCGCAGTCGCACCTTCCTGCATTGAGCCATAATCAACAGGCTGGGCTAAATCTGACATTTCATATTTCGCCATATTTTGCATTTTAAAATTACCGGCCGAAATTC
This region includes:
- the aspS gene encoding aspartate--tRNA ligase; amino-acid sequence: MLKRTHNCGQLRLEDAGKKVILAGWVDSYRDHGNLVFIDLRDREGLTQLVFDPKAQPQMHKLSRDLRCEFVIAASGSVRPRGEGLDNPKLNTGKIEVLIDNLEILNKAETPVFELQNAESVAEETRLKYRYLDLRRPVMQNRLKVRHKVTKVARDFFDSKGFWEIETPFLGKSTPEGARDFLVPSRLCSGNFYALPQSPQLFKQVLMISGVDKYFQIVRCFRDEDPRADRQAEFTQIDVEMSFVEEDEVITVHEQLIAAIWKEVLGVEIKLPIRRMTYQQSMDDYGIDRPDLRFGMILKDISEVASQSQFKVFTDTVQKGGIVKGLCAPGGAKFSRSDIEKTFTGVAQDFGAKGLAWFKVIKDEQGGIDLSSNLTKFFTPEQRKAIIAKFDAKVDDLLLFVADKPAQTNKALAPLRLKVARDLGLIDDKAYELVWIIDFPLFDWNEGENRFDSLHHPFTAPVPEDIHKLDTDPGHIRSQAYDIVVNGSEIGGGSIRIHQPEIQAKVFDLLKISREQAKDRFGFFLDALKFGAPPHGGIALGLDRLVMFLTGTDNIRDVIAFPKTQKGQCLLTDAPSSVEQKQLDELNLRTQTHH
- the trxA gene encoding thioredoxin; this translates as MAGNMIELTDATFDSIVHGDTPVLVDFWAPWCGPCKMLAPVIEEIANEYAGKAKICKLNTDEHHEAAVEFGISAIPTVILFNNGEMVKKWVGLAKKSDITDAIDEHLS
- a CDS encoding M15 family metallopeptidase produces the protein MSKLLCCVFVFSFLFVGLAFAELNLDGLSPSDVNQVKTVLGELEPLIRERDEKHNLASLAFSELYAPLTESQKIFLKQFETLDANAISVKIPYLGIAQGNEEFVIITGQKIKIKGEPYILPPQFLPKDVNESYTKMMDAMQKEIGKRLYVESAYRSSAYQLYLFVFYLSNHDYSIRETVKYVALPGYSEHGCPRRQALDFINEDGINGDGCPEKFEVLPEYVWLMKNAQRFNFILSYPKDSSAGITYEPWHWRIKEKNSTQTNQQ
- a CDS encoding protein arginine kinase — its product is MRLTDLSMKISRWFDPVAPLSDIVVSSRIRLARNLAGKKFATRCSDLEKSEILQTLKEVILSLGSLGDIFFIDIEHGTTIERDLLIERQLISRNLAAGTGPRGVVIAQNELFSAQINEEDHLRLCVLAPGLNVEKCWQRINEIDNEIAEKVAYAFSSQYGYLTACPTNLGTGIRVSVMMHLPALKMTDQLKKLFESARDMNLAIRGLFGEGTEAIGDFFQISNQVTLGISEQKIVDDFQNLIIPKIVEYERIARDKLLTGEVNILDDKIARALALLKSAKLISSHEAMFLLSNLRMGINMGRVKEISIETVNELFLLTQPAHLQINKGQSLNPEQRDILRAETLRSKLN
- a CDS encoding UvrB/UvrC motif-containing protein; translation: MQCEICKDKTATVHLTEIVDGHRTESHLCQACAQKEGVTVKSQLSLNELLSSLIAAHQQTDGAEAVEKTGKVCDQCGTTMEQFRKQALLGCPNDYKVFEDDLHDVIEKTQDGNSQHIGKVPPSVTGEDTKDKSVIDDLKRRLDAAVKAEDYELAAKLRDQLKALSQA
- a CDS encoding 6-carboxytetrahydropterin synthase, with product MFTITVSTVFVAGHQLKFTAGAESYHIHDWQAEAAVAGEHLDQNGLLLDFNDLKKTIDEIVSPFSDRALEDFDCFKDMNTSAENVAKYIYDSIKKQLQQGVKLLYVEVTEAPGCKAKYSEKQV
- the coaD gene encoding pantetheine-phosphate adenylyltransferase, translated to MSKKFVRAVFPGSFDPITNGHLDVISRGIKLFDEVIVAVGNSPLKDPLFTLDERVEIIKPLVKDIPCVSVQSYDCLTVEYAASVGATVILRGLRNLTDVQYEFQLAMTNRAVAGIETIFIMTSEQYGFTSSALIRQIASLGGNVANLIPAGVYEKLQKRLTEKNIRG